GCATAGCACATATAGGTGCCTTTTGTAATACATCATTCAATGGGTTATCATCGTCATACATGTTGCCAAACAATCAATCATGTAAGACTATGAATTTTATTCTGTAATGTTTAAAAACTTTTCATCTGTCGGAACGCCAACCATTGATGGCATAATTTGCCATAATTTTACTCACAATATTTTCCCTCATTTTTACACCCTCGATTTGAAATTTGCTTGTGTATGTGGTCCTCAACACAAATATAAGCTCACCCTTAAATAACATAAACACAAAATCAgttattaaaaatcatgatgagtggagaagttaaaaataattatttaatttatagaaaaaataaaaaaattaacataccaataaattaaaaacactaataaaatgctcttcaattatataatatagagtAGTTATTGTAGTACGCGCTATTTATGTgtgtaacttattttttttatttttatttaattatatacaacaaaaaaattaaataaataacttactATTAAAGTGATAGTtcataaaataacttttattaattttacatatgCATGATAGAAAAGTTTAGGGAAATAGTCATTTTGTTTAAGAATTTGAGGTATTtagttgataatattttactcAAATCTTACCCTAGAATTTTTGTTCGATTTTACCCATTTTATATCTAgagtgaatagcaatttaccccctgtgatattaaaaataatcacattatctccctataaaaaaaatataacaatttaatcTCCTGTaccttttaaaatgaagcaatttacctccttatacagggaggtaaattgcttcattttaaaaatcatagtggggtaaattgttgtattttaaaaaatatagggaggtattttttcataaggggataatttactCGTTTGCGATAttacaagggggttgcttgcatttttccctttatatataaaataattagatctGATTCGACTCTTATCCATTGGATcttacatatattaaaatgaaaaattaattactcaaATCCTACCCGTAGAAAATTGCTGATAACATTTGAcataaatcaacttaattcaagcaatttaaaattaaaaattataaattaaaaacactcTTTAACTTcgacagaaattaaaaattccaGCAATTATCTTGTTAtgcatttgtaattattacttttttttaattatttatgggtgtatcaaattatttttaattaatattttatcataattatgtaaaattattgttttttcttaatttttaaagaaattatggTGAACTTAGGTGACAAAGCAAGATTTGGCAGACACATATCAACCTCCCTTTAGAAGTTGCGTTGAAGAAGGGAGAGCGAGTGGGATAATGTGCGCTTACAACCGCGTGAATGGGGTCCCAAACTGTGCTGACTACAACCTCTTGACGAAAACTGCCCGTGGCGAATGGGGTTTCCATGGGTAATTCTCATCATTTTCATGGGTATTTCTGGAAGtatacatttttgttttctatagTTCTTATACATATTACtcgtatattttaaataaccattaattgtatttttgtggtttgaaaaattacatttaatgctcctgaagtttgcttccatctaacaaataaatcattttgatgatttaattttattgaatttgttgatattaacaaaaaaatcggataaagattcatatttattctcgattgacttattactgacttattgcaggtcaaataaatctttttatgactaaaGAATCTTATACATCTTTACACGTTAATACATATgtggaggtatatcttcacagTTACAGGGGTAATTTAggtagaaaaaaattatttgacccgcaataaattattaataaggCAATAAAGGgtaaacatcaattttcattcagtttttttattaatataaacaaattcagttaatttttgagtaatgaaggaatctatttgttagatagaagcaaatttcaggaatagtaaatgtaatttcaaataacaagagatttacgtgtaattacaccataCTTCAAGAAAGAGAAATGTAACTATccctttatataattacaaattttacatttatgtaGATAAAAGTGGTTAAacttcttttctatttttattggttGGGTATTTATCAGGTACATCACCTCCGATTGCGATGCGGTCCTGACCATTCATGATGATCACAAGTATGCAAGATTACCTGAGGATGCAGTAGCAGATGTACTTAACGCTGGTATGGTTGTTCCTTCCCTTAACTCCCGtttgaaaaacaaatcaaattatcGAAATTCCTATGATGATTAAAAAATCCTCGCAACTGATTGGTACATAGGAATAGAATGGAAATAGAACGAACATTCTCAAGTCCATTCCTACATTGTGATTGATATGATCTGCGTCCGAGAATACTTAATCCAATGAGAATTCTTGTTTCTCTAGATAAGGAATTAGCCCTTCCATCTCCTCAACATGGTATTAGCTATTCTCAATACAGTATTAGCTATTTCGTTCATTTtagattgtaattttagagCATGATTGGTAAGTAGGAATGGAATTAAGCGGGAATCGAATGGATCGAGGAgtggaaaaaagaagaaaaatgaattgcattatattcaataaattaaaaggtaATATGACCCGTTTCTTAGTTGATCtcattaacataattaataatcagaaaataatgattagtaataaaatatttttttttatgaaaaattctctttagtaattttttcaaagcAACGCACTATGTGACATCATTGTATAATACAAAAGTATGATAAAAATCCTCTAACAACTTAGTACTATGTAATTGTGGATTACAATTAAAAAGACATTCCATATAGTGATTATGCATTCCAGTATTGATAAGTTCTCACCGAATAAGGTTTtgttaaatcaaatcaatcatagaGTAAGTGTATATaacttgttatatgattgattactTTTTCTGTATTATCAATTAGACAACAAATGTATTGAATTTACCATATGATCGGTTAGATTTGGTCGAACCTGATTCGGGCTATCCcgtattgtatatatgtagTTAAGAACAAATATGTATCACATGAGACAACAAAATGCAGGCATGGATGTCAATTGTGGCTCCTACTTGAAGAACTACACTAAATCAGCAATTGAGCAGAAGAAACTGTCCGAATCCCAAGTGGACAGAGCCCTCCACAACTTATTCGCTGTCCGAATGAGATTAGGTTTGTTTAACGGGAACCCGAAGCATCAGCTCTTCGGCAACATCGGTCCAGACCATGTTTGTACTAAAGAGCACCAAGAACTTGCCCTTGAAGCTGCAAGAAACGGCATTGTTCTCCTAAAGAACTCAGCTAATCTCCTTCCTCTTTCAAAGTCCCGGACGTCGTCCCTCGCCGTTATAGGCCCCAATGCCGACAACGGATATGCACTGCTCGGAAATTATGAGGGCCCTCCTTGCGAGTCTGTGACAATCCTCAAAGCCCTCCAGGGCTACATGTCGAACACGTTGTACCATAAGGGCTGCGATGCTGTGAGTTGTGCGTCGGCTGCAATTGAGGACGCTGTCCAAACAGCAAAACGGGCTGATCATGTTGTTTTGGTGATGGGATTGGATCAGAGTCAAGAGACGGAGGATCACGACCGTGTGGAGCTGACGCTTCCAGGGCAGCAAGAGAGTCTTGTCAGGGCGGTGACTGCAGCTGCTAAGAGGCCTATTGTTCTTGTGCTGGTTTGTGGAGGCCCTGTCGACGTTTCTTTCGCCAGGGATGATCCGAACGTCGGTAGCATTATTTGGGCTGGCTATCCAGGTGAAGCTGGAGGAATTGCACTGGCAGAAATCATTTTCGGTGATCACAATCCAGGTTAGAGTTATTGCTCTCTGTATTTCCAGCAGAAGCTCTTGCAAACATTACCATATTCTTAAATTGTCCTATATGAGCCAAATCTATCTTGTAGAAAAACTTACACTGTAATCTGCACCCTTTGGCATTGCAGGGGGAAAACTACCCATAACTTGGTACCCAAAGGATTTCATCAATGTACCAATGACTGACATGAGGATGAGGCCTGCGTCCGGATACCCCGGGCGGACTTACCGTTTCTAcaagggaccaaaagtgttcGAGTTTGGACATGGCCTCAGCTACACAACCTATTCCTATGAGTTCATTCCCTCCACTCCAAACACAATCCACTTAGACCAATTAACACATGCTCTTCAGGCAACTGATGAAAGTCCACATTCGAGCCGCTGCCTGTCAGTATCCAAGATTGGGATGGACACCTGTGACAGGCTGAAGTTTTCAACTCATGTCGGGGTTGAGAACGCAGGCGACATGGCTGGAAAACATCCCGTTTTGCTGTTCGTCAGGCACGGAAGGCCTGACGATGGACGGCCTGTGAAACAGCTGGTGGGATTTCAGAGTGTGAGCTTAAATGCAAGAGAAAGAGCTGAAATCGAGTTCGTTTTGAATCCATGCGAGCATCTCAGTAGTGCCAATGAAGATGGGGTGATGGTAATAGAAGAGGGATATAGATTCTTAGTTGTAGAAGGTAAAGAGTACCCTATTAACGTTGTACTTTGAACAGTCATGGCCAAGTTTCAAGAACTGTATGTTAATTTGGCCTAATAGAATAGAAATTTTGATGCAAGAATCATAGCCCTTTTGTATTTGGGGGAGATGTTTGTCAGTAATCTGTTTTAAGGTTTCGTTTCGTGTATTACTACGTAACCATTTAAAATATGTGcttattagtttattattattgaaaataaattgaaaaatacttttttgtttataattgtTTCTTTGGAATGTTGGtgtaaaaatttagttgtataTGTTGCTAGTTATGTTAAGATATTCATTTAGTTATGGAATATTCGTTCCAAtgtagtttaatttttatatatattgataatttgagAATGTTTTCTAGTAttatataagtaaatattGCAAATAGATGTTTGCTACACCAGGATAATTGTTACCACATATGAAGAatcaaattttagatttattgcTACAACAAAATGATCGTAGTAAAAgttactttaaaatttagtgaatGATGATTTATTGCTACAACTGGATTTTTGaggcagaaaaaaaaaaaaaaggccccACTAATGAGCCTAATTTTGGATAAGTTTGGTATCATGccgaaataaattatgaaagagCTATTTCATTGATACgtcaccataaaaaatgtgGGATTTGGAACGAGATTAgaaacgattttttttttttcaaaacgaGCGATTACTAGCTGAACACTATTACACTTAACTTTGCATCGACCATGAAATGAGAGCCTTTCCATCGTAATAAACGGAGTCCCCAATTATTTGGAGTAGATGGGCCACGATCATTCCTAAATAGTAACATGTTTTATACCACTTGTTCATATATACCGTTCCTAAGTACGTCTGACtatctaaaaatacaaatatttttttggaacacttttttttctatttgaaatatattttcttacatatTTTGGAGCGAGCATTATAACactatgtatataaatttgaatgtaaaAACGACACATGTTTCCACTCTAGAAATATAGTTTGGCGCAATTTTTGTATGTACAAGTGATAGATTTTGGAACAGGCTTTGGACAACAATTTGAATCTTCCGTTGGAATATACTTTGCAACAACTTTATCCTTTGTTTGGAATACATGTTTGGAACTGTTGTAGGatttattttggaatggttCATATGATCTTTAGTCACTAAATTTGGAATgccatttattttgtttaaacaCATTCACAAATCATGCAAAACCccatttctaaatttatatttattaaaaaaatatattttcttaatcttgaaatcataattttataattataattaattagtgaatttaattattttactttttattaagtaaataaatatttaattatgtaatgcAATTAACAGTAAAAAGtgaataattatgaaaaaatattatattaatgtaaaaatcatacgtttacaaatataaaaagatctCTAATTTACACCTCGCTCCCCTTATCAGCATGGTCCATGTTGTTGTCGTATGGGGCACGGGGGTTTGCCGGAGGCTGTGATGGGCTGTTAATCGAGGCGCTGGGCTGTGACGAGTCAGCAATCGAGGCGGTGGCCTGCATCGACTTTATCATGCTCATCAGGTCGACCATTATCATCTTTAGCCGGACCATCGAGTCCTCCATGTCTGGGCGTGGCGGTGGCGACGGTTACATGTAGTTCCAGATCTATGCGTGAGCCTCAAAACCAAGGTCAAATACAAGACCCATGTTCTTTCCGTAACTGCTACAAGCCACAGCTACTGCTCGATCATCGCCGCTTAGCCCTCCGATTAAGGGGGAGTATTCTAGCCATGGCTGTGGCTTGAGGCTGGTGATCCTCTAGCAGCTTCTTAAGcgtctcctgcaaaacaaataaaaatacaagtactatttcaaaaaataaaacaaacaaaatattttaaataattattacttacCACTACCTCCGTCGGCCTTCTTTTTGTAGCATCTGGTGAATAACTCCATTTGCTTAATAGGCCGATCGAGATCTACCCCTGTACAAGAAAGAAcaataagcaaaaaatttataaattattaataaaagcttttaaaaagtaaaaattaccTAGCATCTCCATCTTGTGTATGCCGACAGAAAAAGATCCTCACGGTAGATAGTAGAAGTCGCAGTGGGGTTGCCCGACCCGTTGGTCTTGTTCTTGGCAGATTCATCCTTGAAGTCCTCTCTGGTCCAATATAGCTACAGCTGGCGCCAGGCCTTGTTGGCTAGCGACAATAATTTGTTCAGTTGACTCCTGGAGATGGTGAATCATATTCGAATGACCTTGTCCACCCACATATGAAAGATCCAGAACATGGGCTCATAATCACAGTCCTACTAGTACGTCATCTATAATATCACAAACCGtttctattgaaaattttagcaaAGTACAAGtcttattgaaaatttacttGTGGAACAAGTACTAGAACGGACAATTGAAAACAACCattcttattaaaaatttcaccaaAGTACCGtacattttgaaataatttgtgtaatcataaccttttcaaaattatttggagTGCAATATCTAATTTGTTTGTGGAGCGGGAATTGGAACgataatgttaaaaaaaccATTCCAATTGAAAATTTCACCAAAACGACATACAATTTAGAatggtttgtgtaattataatgtttaaaaaaataaggttccaacattattttattttttaaaatgtataattaatagaatatataagCTCAAGTTTTTCGTTACAAATAGGAAGgataattaaatactaaacGCTCAATCATGATCCTCTTTAGTCTCATAATTCTCATCAAAGCTATCTTATCATCTTCGTTATTTTCATCATCAGATTCATCAATTGTCGAGCTAGATGTACCTGCTCCCTGTTGATATACCGCAGAAAGATCAACGACTAATTGTATACCATTTAAATCATGCAGGTTGTATATTTGATTGTTTGTAGCAACTTTTGGAGTAGGTATGGCTTCCTCTAGCTGATATGCGACTTTGGTCCATTGAGAGTCATCAAGTATTCTTCGAGCCTTAGTTTTGCATTACCTCATCTAATCAGCCTCGAACATGCAACTTTCTTTTCCACTCAATTGTTAGTGAAAGCTTTCTTGTTCCTATGATACGGATGGTCCTGGGGGAGAATTGTCTGTGGCAATCAAAGTAACATGCTTTCTGACCGTGTTGCAAATGGAATGTCCATGTATCATCCATACAAACTGGACATCCCATAACACCAATAGTTCTCTATCTAGATGCCATCCCATAAGCGGGTAGGTCATTCACGGTCCACATCAATGCGACGTGCATTATGAATGACTGGTTTGTTGCATTATCGTCAGTACACCCATATGCCACGTATTTTGCAACTCCTCGATCAATGGCTCAAAGTATACATCGATCAAATGCTTGGGATTGGAAAGCCCGGGGATCACCATTTTCAGGAACATATACTCATAACTCATGTACATTCTTGATGGGAGATTGTATGGTGTAAGTAAAACGGGCCAACATGAGTAAGTATGACCATACTGCCTGTATGGGGGGAACCCATCCCTGCACAATCCCAGTTTAAGATTACGAGGCTTTGCTGCAAAATCAGGGTATATCTGATAAAAATCCCTGATTGCCTATGCATCGAACGGATGACACATGGATCACTCATCCCGTCTGATGGTTGGCATGCCACGTCATGTGCTCGACAGTCACTTCTAAAGCATACAATTTTTGCAGCCGAAGAGTAACCGACAGGTACTTAAGAATGACATGTGGGGTCTTCTTGTGGTTAGGATTTTGCTCCCTTGTTAGCTTGTACCTAGCttcttctaaaaaatttcattaatccTATCAATGTCGTCATTCCAGTACAATATGCAGCCATTCTTATATGCATCAGTCTTCTCAATAGGTAAACCCAAGTCTCTTATCAACTTCTTATACTATAATAATCGATGGGCAGGGTGTGATTGCCggacaatatattattagccTACTGCAACACTTTATCTTATGCTCGCTCTGAAAAGTTATTCTCAGCCTTGATATTCATCACACTAGCAACCGTTGTCAACTAAGATTGGGTGCAACCAATCCACAACAGCTGTTCGACGGCATACACTACATCAAAAAAATGATCTGACAACCCAAACACATCATAAAGCCCCCCGCTGTAATTTGAACTAGGCCTGGCATCAATAGGACAGGACCTCGTATCATCATAAAGCACACCCTCTaggtaataattaaaagaccAGAAAGCTGACCTGGAGGCATCGAAGACCATCCTCTGTGCCCACTCTATCTGCACcgcaccaccccagtgtgtactACCCTCCTCCTAAGCAGCTGGAGTTTGCTCCTCTTGCACAGGGGGCAAGACGACAACATCAAAGTATTCCTGCAACCTCTCATCGTCATGGGAAGTCCAATAATAATACTACGACATAAATCCTTTCATACACAAGTTAAAATCTATCTCATCTggtgttttaaaaattttattttttcacttttgataCGACATTTAATCTTCTCCGACCATATACACATGTTGAGACTTGACCATTCTAGGAATGCAGTAACACCATCCTAGAACTTCGATTTAAGACCGACCCTCCTCGGCAAGTTCTTCTAATACATCCATCTCCGCAACTGTCTTAATATGATGATTCctacacatacatatacatataattattattacaggTATGCATTTAAATCGACAAAAGTTGAACAAATAAACCAATTAATAAGTACTGCATGCATTTTAATTGACCAAAAAGGGTTCAAGTTattacctgatcaaaataGCTTCAAAgatcaacaaaaatttgagagagattgagaaagagagagagagagagagagagagtataaGAATGCAAGAGAGATAGTgagaatatatgaaataaaagtaatatatataataaatttagaacgGGCATTGGAATGgtttttgaaactaaaaaaatagcGGTTAGAATATAGTCATTGCACTATATTTAGGAAAAGGTAATggaacaaattttaaaatgacaaaataactGTTATAATTTAGCCGATGTAACGTATTTGGAATGGGTATtgtaatacaatattttttatctaattaaaccGTCTCAAATTGTacttattttgaaatgatatttttagcCGTCCCATATTTCAACGGACTCGGACCATATTTTGGAACTGTAAGCATTTGCCATTGGCAGGCCGTCCAATGGTTATAAAAACATTTCAAACTACGTTGCAATATTTTACAATTCCGCTTTTGGCATAGTAGTTGGAAAACAACTTGtaacacaaaaaatgaaatggtTAGGGTAATGGTCTGGCCGTTCTAAAAACAAAGAATGAATTGTAAGAGGATTATGACATCAACAACCTGATTCCATTCCTCATTAGTTCCAATATTTGTTCCAATTAGGAACTGTTCTTTTATCATACCAAatcccccttttttttttgtagtgcatTATCCAAATCCAACCAACACATCTAGATGTTTATGAAATGATAATGATCATCCCCTTTGAGAATATTGCCTTTTTGGTGCCACAGTCTAGGGGTTTTGCAAGTTTGGTATAATGCTTTAAAAATAACCAATTTTAATAGTGTACTTTACAAAGATTTGCACTATAAGTACCTTATTTCATTTTAGCCCCTAACTTTGTAATAGTATTAGTTTTGTTTCTCAACCTTTTTGCTTAGAACAGAAATAGTACCATTACTGTTAATTGATCAAGCATAACATGCttctgaaataaaattaacctcCATTAATTCATACCTTGTAGTCGCATTGCTACTGGGTATTCGAAGTCCTTGATTTTTATTGACTTCCTCCAAATATACTACTGCAACACATGGTTAGCAGGCACTTGACTCCTTCAACAACGAACAACACAACCTTATTTCATTTCCTTCCTTAGGGCGTAAAAGTAGTCCAAAATAgatacttaataaaatttttgaaaaaaagttgAACAAAAGCCTgggttttattgaagaaataactgaaatattacataaatatttattcttctatTCGAGAagacaattattttttggaggTGAAGAAGTATTTTGATGTTCTCTATCTGCTTACAACctctctatttataatagtcTGTGGACTTCAAACACGAACTTCAAACTTGTTCTTAAATGACGTTATTGTATTCATCACATAGTTTGGCTCTCAACTTTTCAACTATGGTCATTATGGCTTATCAGCCATATGCTTGCCAGCTAGtgtccatttttttctaactgTTGATGCCTTTGTCATCTTCTGCCGACAGTCTCCTTTTagatttttcacattttgagTCTTTTACCTCACTTTGTAAATATCCCttattttacccttttctGGTTTTGGTCGAAGTCCCATAATGATACTTTGATTTATAGCTACGCTAGCGAACTATGAAGTTAACCGTGTATTATCGATTTAGGGAGCTCGACTATCATCTTGTTTGGGGAGCATATGACCAAATCCAATTGGGTGACACCCCCTAGCGGCTGTTGACTAATCACTAGTTGAGGGCTAGCCTCGAAAGATTACAATTCACCTAAATCCCCTTGGCGAAAAATACAAGAGAAGATTATCTGCTCAAACTAGCTAGTTTGATGGAAGATTATTGGACTAGACAAATCACTATATAACACCTTGTCCTCCCCCGAGTACCTTTAGAGGTCAAGGTTGCCACCTTTAGGGGCGCATAGGGATCATAGACTGGCACCTGGACAAGACCCTTCCATCTGACAAATGGGAGGCCACTAGGCTTAAAGCCAAAGCTATCTGATTCTTCCTAATAGCGGACAcatattataagaaatttttcaTACACCCGTTACTAAGGTTCCCATATGATCTAAAAGAAACACATAGTGATTATTGTGGGGCTTTATATAGGATCCGTCACGTTGGGCAGGAAAACCCTGTTAACAGGATACTTCTATCTAACCATGAAGAGCTAAGACAAATATCAACGACACTCAACCCTCATCGACCATTACTTTCCCCTTatcctttcttcttttgggGGATGGACATTGTGGAGCCATTTCCCTAGGCCCTTcagagaaaatttttgttggtAGCTATTGACTATTTCACTAAATAGGTGGTGGCAGAATCCCACTCCCGCATCATTGAGGGGGtgtcaaagaaaatttttactGGTAACTATTGACTACTTCACCAAATGGGTGGAGGCAGATCCCTCTCCTGCATCACCGAGGGAGAGCCTGGACTTCATTGACGAAGTTCAGGAGAAGACCTTCGACATTACAAGGGCATGACACTCAGTAGCCACAATAAACAAGTAAAACCACAAGAGTTCCAAGTAGGCATCTCATCCT
The window above is part of the Sesamum indicum cultivar Zhongzhi No. 13 linkage group LG2, S_indicum_v1.0, whole genome shotgun sequence genome. Proteins encoded here:
- the LOC105177051 gene encoding probable beta-D-xylosidase 7, with product MHFTYIPNTHKSSYSHSHSPILPTMELHFPIPTLFTLLLTAIHLLRADSTQPPFSCDSSDPALIHQRARDLVSRLTLDEKISQLVNSAPAIPRLGVPAYEWWSEALHGVSGYGRGITFGGRISGATSFPQVILSASTFDSHLWYRIGQAIGKEARGVYNEGQAKGMTFWAPNINIYRDPRWGRGQETPGEDPLVAGRYSVAFVRGIQGDRYNGGQTGHLLASACCKHFTAYDLDNWKGFNRLGFDAKVTKQDLADTYQPPFRSCVEEGRASGIMCAYNRVNGVPNCADYNLLTKTARGEWGFHGYITSDCDAVLTIHDDHKYARLPEDAVADVLNAGMDVNCGSYLKNYTKSAIEQKKLSESQVDRALHNLFAVRMRLGLFNGNPKHQLFGNIGPDHVCTKEHQELALEAARNGIVLLKNSANLLPLSKSRTSSLAVIGPNADNGYALLGNYEGPPCESVTILKALQGYMSNTLYHKGCDAVSCASAAIEDAVQTAKRADHVVLVMGLDQSQETEDHDRVELTLPGQQESLVRAVTAAAKRPIVLVLVCGGPVDVSFARDDPNVGSIIWAGYPGEAGGIALAEIIFGDHNPGGKLPITWYPKDFINVPMTDMRMRPASGYPGRTYRFYKGPKVFEFGHGLSYTTYSYEFIPSTPNTIHLDQLTHALQATDESPHSSRCLSVSKIGMDTCDRLKFSTHVGVENAGDMAGKHPVLLFVRHGRPDDGRPVKQLVGFQSVSLNARERAEIEFVLNPCEHLSSANEDGVMVIEEGYRFLVVEGKEYPINVVL